The Flavobacterium jumunjinense genome includes a region encoding these proteins:
- a CDS encoding S9 family peptidase: MKKIFICLGILLLNMHLNAQENLGYQKPPKEILDLADYERAPSVSMDTKKEYMLLSYRNTYKNLDDLNQEEMRLGGLRINPITNISSTITYLNNLKIRKIKETEEAQVSGLPKNPKIANLSWSPDEKHISFTHTTSKGLELWILDVANASAKKITEDNLNGNMGNPTSWFKDSQTLLIRTLPSNRPTLIDAKKDIPTGPTVSESEGKVSQNRTYQDLLKNKTDEANFESLVTSELYTVNLSGTKKLFKSAALYSNESFSPDGNYIMITTIEKPFSYIVPLNRFPQTTIIYDATGKTIKTVNEVPLNEIMPKGFMSARKGKRNMSWRRDTPATLYFVEALDEGDPANEVDFRDEVFLWEAPFTKYPTSLVKTKQRFAGIQWGNETTAILSDYWYDTRNSKTYFINPSIEGATPQLIWDRNYQDKYSDPGNFETKKNDFGSYVLAIEKDKMYLLGDGFTKDGQFPFIDEFSLKTLKTKRLYESKLTDKKEDLLSIEDLKKGDVLIRLQSKNEYPNYYFRNLKNKKITPITAFKNPFESLNNVYKEVITYKRNDGVTLSGTLYLPADYDKTKKDKKLPLLIWAYPEEFKDKNSAGQTTQNPNEFTFPYYGSFVYWVTRGYAVLDDASFPIIGEGTTEPNDTFIPQLVANAKAAIDAVDNLGYINRSKVAVGGHSYGAFMTANLLTHSNLFACGIARSGAYNRTLTPFGFQSEQRNYWDVPEIYNTMSPFMNASKMKTPLLLVHGEADNNPGTFTLQTERYFQALKGLGAPVRMVLLPKESHGYVAEENILHLLWEQDQFLEKHLKN, translated from the coding sequence ATGAAAAAAATATTCATTTGTTTAGGTATACTTCTATTGAATATGCACTTAAACGCACAAGAAAATTTAGGGTATCAAAAACCACCTAAAGAAATTTTAGACTTAGCCGATTACGAAAGAGCTCCAAGTGTTTCTATGGACACGAAAAAAGAGTACATGCTCTTAAGCTACAGAAACACTTATAAAAATCTTGATGACTTAAATCAAGAAGAAATGCGTCTGGGCGGACTTCGCATTAATCCCATTACTAATATTTCAAGTACTATTACTTATTTGAATAATTTAAAAATTAGAAAAATTAAAGAAACCGAAGAAGCACAAGTGAGTGGTTTACCAAAAAATCCAAAAATCGCGAATCTTTCTTGGTCTCCAGATGAAAAGCATATTTCATTTACACACACTACAAGTAAAGGTTTAGAATTATGGATTTTAGATGTAGCAAATGCGAGTGCTAAAAAAATAACGGAAGACAATTTAAATGGAAACATGGGAAATCCTACAAGTTGGTTTAAAGATAGTCAGACGTTATTAATTAGAACACTTCCTAGTAACAGACCTACATTAATAGATGCGAAAAAAGACATTCCAACAGGTCCAACTGTTTCAGAAAGCGAAGGCAAAGTATCTCAAAACAGAACGTATCAAGACTTATTAAAAAACAAAACAGATGAAGCTAATTTCGAATCGTTAGTTACATCTGAACTATATACTGTTAATTTGTCTGGTACGAAAAAACTTTTCAAATCAGCTGCTTTATATTCAAATGAGTCTTTTTCTCCTGATGGAAATTATATCATGATTACAACTATTGAAAAACCATTTTCATACATTGTTCCATTGAATCGTTTCCCTCAAACCACTATTATATATGATGCAACTGGAAAAACTATTAAAACCGTTAATGAAGTTCCTTTAAACGAGATTATGCCAAAAGGTTTTATGTCTGCAAGAAAAGGAAAAAGAAATATGTCTTGGAGAAGAGATACTCCTGCAACTTTATATTTTGTAGAAGCTTTAGATGAAGGAGATCCAGCTAATGAAGTTGATTTTAGAGATGAAGTTTTCCTTTGGGAGGCTCCTTTTACAAAATATCCTACATCATTAGTAAAAACAAAACAACGTTTTGCAGGTATTCAATGGGGAAATGAAACCACAGCAATTCTAAGCGATTATTGGTACGATACTCGAAATAGTAAAACCTATTTTATTAACCCTTCTATTGAAGGTGCTACTCCGCAATTAATTTGGGATAGAAACTACCAAGATAAATATAGCGATCCTGGAAATTTTGAAACAAAGAAAAACGATTTTGGAAGTTATGTTTTAGCCATTGAAAAAGACAAAATGTATCTATTGGGTGATGGTTTTACTAAAGATGGTCAGTTTCCTTTTATAGATGAATTTAGTTTAAAGACATTAAAAACAAAACGTCTATATGAATCTAAATTAACAGATAAAAAAGAGGATTTACTTTCTATTGAAGATTTAAAAAAAGGAGATGTTTTAATTCGTCTTCAATCTAAAAATGAGTACCCTAATTATTATTTTAGAAACTTAAAAAATAAAAAAATCACTCCAATTACTGCCTTTAAAAATCCTTTTGAAAGCTTGAATAATGTTTATAAAGAAGTGATTACCTATAAAAGAAATGATGGAGTAACATTGTCTGGAACTTTATACCTTCCTGCTGATTATGACAAAACTAAAAAAGACAAAAAGCTTCCTTTATTAATTTGGGCATATCCAGAAGAATTTAAAGACAAAAATAGTGCTGGACAAACAACTCAAAACCCTAATGAATTTACATTTCCTTATTATGGTTCGTTTGTATATTGGGTAACGAGAGGTTATGCTGTATTAGATGATGCATCTTTCCCTATTATTGGAGAAGGTACAACAGAACCAAATGATACTTTTATTCCTCAATTGGTTGCCAATGCAAAAGCAGCTATAGATGCTGTAGACAACTTAGGCTATATTAACAGAAGTAAAGTAGCCGTTGGAGGTCATTCATATGGCGCTTTTATGACTGCTAATTTATTAACACACTCTAACTTATTTGCCTGTGGAATTGCAAGAAGTGGTGCTTACAATAGAACTTTAACACCTTTCGGTTTCCAAAGTGAGCAAAGAAATTATTGGGATGTTCCTGAAATATACAACACTATGTCTCCTTTTATGAATGCTTCAAAAATGAAAACACCATTACTTTTGGTTCATGGTGAAGCAGACAATAATCCTGGAACATTTACACTGCAAACAGAGCGTTATTTTCAAGCTTTAAAAGGCTTAGGAGCTCCTGTTAGAATGGTACTTCTTCCAAAAGAAAGCCATGGTTATGTGGCCGAAGAGAACATTCTACATTTATTATGGGAACAAGATCAATTCTTAGAAAAACATTTAAAGAATTAA
- a CDS encoding ABC transporter ATP-binding protein, with translation MLTVSNSNFSYKDKSTLKDINFKLEKGTNLALIGESGCGKSTLLKIIYGLYDLDEGEIFWNDQQVLGPKHHLVPGMPFMKYLAQDFDLMPFITVAENVGKYLSNFYPEEKQERIIELLEVVEMTDFANEKVKYLSGGQMQRVALAKVLALEPELLLLDEPFSHIDNFLKNSLRRKIFKYLKEKEITCIVATHDANDILSFSDEVLVLRNGTIIDVGETREIYSYPGSFYVASLFGEVNEIKWEDNVLYVYPHQLEVSENSTFEVVVKETYFRGNNYLVEAIFNNQIVFFESRYDIPVQRIVGLQIKIDL, from the coding sequence ATGCTTACAGTTTCCAATAGTAATTTTTCATATAAAGATAAGTCAACCTTAAAAGATATTAATTTTAAGTTGGAAAAAGGGACTAATTTAGCCTTAATAGGGGAAAGTGGTTGTGGGAAAAGTACCCTTTTAAAAATAATTTATGGGTTGTATGATTTGGACGAAGGTGAGATCTTTTGGAATGATCAGCAAGTTTTAGGTCCTAAACATCATTTGGTTCCAGGAATGCCTTTCATGAAGTATTTAGCTCAAGATTTTGATTTGATGCCTTTTATTACCGTAGCTGAAAATGTAGGGAAATATTTGTCTAACTTTTATCCAGAAGAGAAACAAGAACGTATAATAGAATTGTTAGAAGTTGTCGAAATGACAGATTTTGCGAATGAGAAAGTGAAATATTTGAGTGGTGGGCAAATGCAACGTGTTGCTTTAGCTAAAGTTTTGGCTTTAGAACCAGAGTTGTTGTTGTTAGACGAGCCTTTTAGTCATATCGATAATTTTTTAAAAAACAGTTTACGACGAAAAATATTCAAATATTTAAAAGAAAAAGAAATAACATGTATTGTAGCAACCCACGATGCTAATGATATATTGTCATTTAGTGATGAGGTTTTGGTGTTACGAAACGGAACAATTATAGATGTAGGAGAAACTAGAGAAATATATTCTTATCCAGGTTCTTTTTATGTTGCTTCATTGTTTGGAGAAGTAAATGAAATTAAATGGGAAGATAATGTGCTTTATGTGTATCCGCATCAATTGGAAGTTTCTGAAAATTCAACTTTTGAAGTAGTAGTGAAAGAAACCTATTTTAGAGGTAATAATTATTTAGTTGAAGCAATTTTTAATAATCAAATTGTGTTTTTTGAAAGTAGATATGATATTCCAGTACAACGTATTGTTGGACTTCAAATAAAAATAGACTTGTAA
- a CDS encoding OmpA family protein translates to MKNSIVKIVLVSFLLGITLNSCKAVKNSNKTQRGAAIGAVGGALIGGILGNNLGKGGNGALGAVIGGVVGGVAGGVIGNKMDKQAREIREALPGAEVERVGEGIKLVLGENSVNFDFNKASLTAKAKQNLDKLVPVFKEYPDTNIKIYGYTDSKGADEYNLNLSNQRAAAVKTYLASKGLVNARFVTVGMGEVEPIADNETEAGRSKNRRVEFAIVANEKMIQDAQKEAGK, encoded by the coding sequence ATGAAAAATTCAATTGTAAAAATAGTACTGGTTTCTTTTTTATTAGGAATCACATTAAATAGTTGTAAAGCAGTAAAGAACTCGAACAAAACGCAAAGAGGAGCAGCAATTGGTGCTGTTGGAGGAGCACTTATTGGTGGTATCTTAGGAAATAATTTAGGTAAAGGAGGTAACGGAGCATTAGGGGCTGTTATTGGTGGTGTTGTTGGTGGTGTTGCTGGTGGAGTTATCGGTAATAAAATGGACAAACAAGCAAGAGAAATTAGAGAGGCATTACCAGGAGCAGAAGTTGAAAGAGTTGGAGAAGGTATAAAGTTAGTTTTAGGAGAGAACTCAGTGAATTTCGATTTTAATAAGGCATCTTTAACAGCAAAAGCAAAACAGAATTTAGATAAATTAGTTCCTGTGTTTAAAGAGTATCCAGATACAAATATTAAAATATACGGATATACGGATAGTAAAGGAGCAGATGAATATAATTTAAACTTATCAAATCAGAGAGCGGCTGCTGTAAAAACATATTTAGCAAGTAAAGGATTGGTTAATGCTCGTTTTGTTACTGTTGGAATGGGTGAAGTAGAACCAATTGCAGATAATGAAACGGAAGCAGGAAGAAGTAAAAACAGGCGTGTAGAATTTGCAATTGTTGCAAATGAAAAAATGATTCAAGACGCTCAAAAAGAAGCAGGAAAATAA
- a CDS encoding lipocalin family protein, which translates to MKKIVLLFVALVLIIACKSQSVTGTKLDMKKEVAIKGDWVIASVNYPGSQFIKVTSFNIEDSKCFVGSEWSFVSNNNKGEMRLTKEKCSGYNTPITWYINKEEKFVVKFLEGVKAKKMDAGYVLNIDNITENSFQLVDYVNVEGKSTKVVYQFNRR; encoded by the coding sequence ATGAAGAAAATTGTTTTGTTGTTTGTAGCATTAGTTTTAATTATTGCTTGCAAATCTCAGTCTGTTACAGGGACAAAGTTAGACATGAAAAAAGAAGTTGCTATAAAAGGAGATTGGGTTATAGCTTCTGTAAATTATCCAGGTTCTCAATTTATTAAAGTTACTTCTTTTAATATTGAAGATTCTAAATGTTTTGTTGGGAGTGAATGGAGTTTTGTTTCGAATAATAATAAAGGAGAAATGAGATTGACTAAAGAGAAATGTAGTGGTTATAACACGCCAATTACTTGGTATATAAATAAGGAAGAAAAATTTGTAGTTAAGTTCTTAGAAGGAGTGAAAGCGAAGAAGATGGACGCAGGTTATGTTCTGAATATTGATAATATAACAGAAAACTCTTTTCAACTGGTAGATTATGTAAATGTTGAAGGAAAAAGCACAAAAGTTGTATATCAATTCAATAGAAGATAA
- the htpG gene encoding molecular chaperone HtpG, producing the protein MSSGKINVSVENIFPLIKKFLYSDHEIFLRELISNATDATLKLKHLTSIGEANVAYGDPKIEVKIDKENKKIHIIDQGLGMTSEEVEKYINQIAFSGAEEFLEKYKDSAKDSGVIGHFGLGFYSAFMVASKVELITKSFKDEPAAHWTCDGSPEFTLVPHDKTDRGTEIILHIAEDSLDFLEESKINGLLSKYNKFMPIPIKFGTRKEKIEQKKGEFVESENKDDVFTEVEVDNIINNPNPAWTKQPSELKDEDYKSFYRELYPMQFEEPLFNIHLNVDYPFNLTGILYFPKLGADLQIQKDKIQLYQNQVYVTDNVEGIVPEFLTMLKGVIDSPDIPLNVSRSYLQADGNVKKIANYITRKVSDKLKSLFNESREEFEKKWNDIKIVLEYGMLSEDKFYEKAGDFMLYPTTDGKFFTLAELKETLAANQTDKDGKLVILYASNKDAQHSYIDIAKERGYEVLLLDSPIVSHLIQKLEADNENVTFARVDADHLDKLITKEETQISKLSDEEKEKLKVVLETIVPKETYTVQLEAMDSKLTPFMITQPEFMRRMKEMSQSGGGGMFGMGNMPEMYNLVVNTNSDLATSILSTENEDTKKALIKQALDLAKLSQGLLKGEDLTSFVKRSFETLR; encoded by the coding sequence ATGTCAAGTGGAAAAATTAATGTATCAGTAGAAAACATCTTCCCTTTAATTAAAAAGTTTTTATATAGTGATCACGAAATTTTCCTTCGTGAATTAATTTCTAATGCAACCGATGCTACCTTAAAATTAAAACACTTAACCAGCATTGGTGAAGCAAATGTAGCTTATGGAGATCCAAAGATTGAAGTTAAAATAGACAAAGAAAACAAGAAGATTCACATTATTGATCAAGGTCTAGGAATGACATCTGAAGAGGTGGAAAAATACATCAATCAAATTGCTTTTTCTGGTGCTGAAGAATTTTTAGAAAAATACAAAGACTCTGCCAAAGATTCAGGTGTAATTGGTCATTTCGGATTAGGTTTCTACTCTGCATTCATGGTAGCTTCTAAAGTAGAACTTATTACAAAATCTTTCAAAGACGAACCAGCTGCACATTGGACGTGTGATGGTAGTCCAGAATTCACATTAGTTCCTCACGACAAAACAGATCGTGGAACAGAGATAATCCTTCATATTGCTGAAGACTCTTTAGACTTTTTAGAAGAGAGTAAAATCAATGGTTTATTATCTAAATATAATAAATTCATGCCTATTCCAATTAAATTTGGAACACGCAAAGAAAAAATTGAACAGAAAAAAGGAGAGTTTGTAGAAAGCGAAAACAAAGATGACGTTTTTACAGAAGTTGAAGTAGACAACATCATTAATAATCCTAATCCAGCTTGGACAAAACAACCGTCCGAATTAAAAGATGAGGATTATAAGAGTTTCTATAGAGAATTGTATCCTATGCAGTTTGAAGAACCGTTATTCAACATTCATTTAAATGTAGATTACCCTTTCAACCTGACAGGTATTTTATATTTTCCAAAATTAGGAGCCGATTTACAAATTCAAAAAGACAAAATTCAATTATATCAAAATCAGGTATATGTAACAGATAATGTAGAAGGAATCGTTCCTGAATTCTTAACAATGCTTAAAGGTGTTATTGATTCTCCAGACATTCCTCTAAATGTATCTCGTTCTTACTTACAAGCTGATGGAAATGTTAAGAAAATTGCTAACTATATTACACGTAAAGTTTCTGACAAATTAAAATCTTTATTCAACGAAAGTCGTGAAGAGTTTGAAAAGAAATGGAATGACATTAAGATTGTTTTAGAGTATGGAATGCTTTCTGAAGATAAATTCTATGAAAAAGCTGGAGATTTCATGTTGTATCCAACAACTGATGGAAAATTCTTTACGCTTGCGGAATTAAAAGAAACATTAGCAGCTAATCAAACTGATAAAGACGGTAAATTGGTTATTCTTTATGCTTCAAACAAAGATGCGCAACACAGTTATATAGACATTGCTAAAGAAAGAGGTTATGAAGTTCTTTTATTAGATTCTCCAATTGTATCGCATTTAATTCAAAAATTAGAAGCAGACAACGAAAACGTAACTTTTGCACGTGTTGATGCCGATCATTTAGACAAATTAATTACAAAAGAAGAAACACAAATTTCTAAACTTTCTGATGAAGAAAAAGAGAAATTAAAAGTTGTTTTAGAAACAATTGTTCCAAAAGAAACATATACTGTTCAATTGGAAGCAATGGATAGCAAACTAACACCGTTCATGATTACACAACCAGAGTTCATGAGAAGAATGAAAGAAATGAGCCAATCTGGTGGTGGTGGAATGTTCGGAATGGGTAATATGCCGGAAATGTATAACTTAGTCGTTAATACAAATTCTGATTTAGCTACTTCAATTTTAAGTACAGAAAACGAAGACACTAAAAAAGCTTTAATCAAACAAGCCCTAGATTTAGCGAAATTATCTCAAGGTTTACTAAAAGGAGAAGATTTAACTTCTTTTGTGAAACGTAGTTTTGAAACGCTTCGCTAA
- a CDS encoding M12 family metallopeptidase — protein MKKINFGKFALVAVFTLGLTSCEKNEENNDSSQELSTLTDEIYNTKTTGDLINAVYQGNTIQLLEIENGKYLFDGDVVLERSDFLLPGEVATDKGVYGGGTWPNRTVRWKYASGVSQSLKDKWVSATNTWRSQLGFTFIQTSSNSGDYILVQQNSNGSAYSTSIGRRGGQQVISMDPRYFSTGSMIHEIGHAVGLIHEQKRRDRDSYINVNYSNIRPNWRSQYDKCSGCTSNGTFDFNSIMLYGARASSSVVYNTSIPAMTKKNGSTWNAQRSYLSSGDKAAINAKY, from the coding sequence ATGAAAAAAATCAATTTCGGAAAATTTGCTTTAGTAGCAGTTTTCACTTTAGGGCTAACTTCGTGTGAAAAAAACGAAGAAAACAATGATTCATCACAAGAACTAAGTACGCTTACTGATGAAATTTACAACACAAAAACAACAGGGGATTTAATTAACGCTGTTTATCAAGGAAACACTATTCAACTTCTAGAAATAGAAAACGGTAAATATTTGTTTGATGGTGATGTTGTATTAGAAAGAAGCGACTTTTTACTTCCAGGAGAAGTAGCAACCGACAAAGGCGTATACGGTGGAGGAACGTGGCCAAACCGAACAGTAAGATGGAAATATGCAAGTGGAGTCTCTCAAAGTTTAAAAGACAAATGGGTTTCCGCAACTAACACTTGGAGAAGTCAACTTGGATTTACTTTTATACAAACTTCAAGCAATTCTGGAGATTATATTTTAGTGCAACAAAACAGTAACGGTTCTGCATATAGCACTAGTATTGGAAGAAGAGGTGGACAACAAGTCATTAGCATGGATCCAAGATATTTTAGCACAGGAAGTATGATTCATGAAATTGGACATGCTGTCGGATTAATCCATGAACAAAAAAGAAGAGACAGAGACTCTTATATTAACGTAAATTATTCAAACATTAGACCGAATTGGAGATCACAATATGACAAATGTTCGGGTTGTACATCAAATGGAACTTTCGATTTTAATTCGATTATGTTATATGGTGCAAGAGCAAGTAGTTCTGTAGTATACAACACAAGTATTCCTGCCATGACTAAAAAGAATGGTTCAACTTGGAATGCGCAACGTTCTTATTTGTCATCTGGAGACAAGGCAGCAATAAATGCTAAATATTAA
- a CDS encoding M12 family metallopeptidase: protein MKKINFGKFALLAIFALGFASCESNEENNDSSQEQSSITDEIYNAKSTGDLIDAVYQGKIVQLLEIENNKYLYDGDVVLERNDFLLPDEVATNKGVYDGGTWPNRTVRWKFASGVSQSLKDKWASATNTWKNELGFTFTQITTTSGDYILVQQNSDGSAYSTSIGRKGGQQIISVDPNSFSTGNVIHEIGHAVGLIHEQKRPDRDTYITVNYSNIRPNWRSQYDKCSGCTSNGTFDFNSIMLYGARASSSVVYNTSIPAMTKKNGSTWNAQRSYLSSGDKAAINAKY, encoded by the coding sequence ATGAAAAAAATCAATTTTGGAAAATTCGCACTTTTAGCGATTTTCGCTTTAGGCTTTGCTTCGTGTGAAAGTAACGAAGAAAACAATGATTCATCACAAGAACAAAGTTCTATTACAGATGAAATCTACAATGCTAAATCTACTGGAGATTTAATTGACGCGGTCTATCAAGGAAAAATTGTGCAACTTCTAGAAATTGAAAACAACAAATACCTATATGATGGAGATGTTGTATTAGAAAGAAATGACTTTTTACTTCCTGATGAAGTAGCAACAAACAAAGGGGTTTATGATGGTGGCACATGGCCTAACCGAACTGTTCGATGGAAATTCGCTAGTGGTGTATCTCAAAGTTTAAAAGACAAATGGGCTTCTGCAACAAACACTTGGAAAAACGAATTAGGCTTTACCTTTACTCAAATTACTACCACTTCTGGAGACTACATTTTAGTACAACAAAACAGCGATGGTTCTGCTTACAGCACAAGCATTGGAAGAAAAGGTGGACAACAAATTATTAGCGTTGATCCAAATTCGTTTAGTACAGGAAATGTTATACACGAAATTGGTCATGCAGTTGGTTTAATTCACGAACAAAAAAGACCCGATAGAGACACTTATATTACTGTAAATTATTCTAACATTAGACCGAATTGGAGATCACAATATGACAAATGTTCGGGCTGTACATCAAATGGAACTTTCGATTTTAATTCGATTATGTTATATGGTGCAAGAGCAAGTAGTTCTGTAGTATACAACACAAGTATTCCTGCCATGACTAAAAAGAATGGTTCAACTTGGAATGCGCAACGTTCTTATTTGTCATCTGGAGACAAAGCGGCTATAAATGCTAAATATTAA
- a CDS encoding MFS transporter, translating to MTASFGKEYANKLSKIDSAFTFLYILTNLGAFTGILTLSYISEINFKYALALTSILFFLTGFLSLVTSDRKTSDFKNNTFQLAKNTLIIIVSSILMGAFWFIYELNQVNFQTEIQHLIDRDISNFINPYSYSSVILVALCIVLIFLWHFVYVRQIIKIALGFILTAIGIGLCFYLPEIANESKIYLILINFILVSLGEALIAPTVNALITKYTNPNYLAIVFSIIYLPSYFISKAYEYLSNNSTIPKDIDLKIGFTSAVIITLLLCISIINIFIKKRKNEQL from the coding sequence TTGACAGCCAGTTTTGGTAAAGAATACGCCAACAAACTATCCAAAATAGACAGTGCTTTTACTTTTTTATATATCCTTACAAATCTAGGAGCATTTACAGGCATATTAACCCTTAGCTATATATCAGAAATAAATTTTAAATATGCTTTAGCCCTAACTTCAATACTCTTTTTTTTAACTGGTTTTCTTTCGCTAGTTACTTCCGATAGAAAAACATCTGATTTTAAAAACAATACTTTTCAACTAGCAAAAAACACATTAATCATTATTGTCTCTTCAATACTAATGGGTGCTTTTTGGTTTATATATGAATTAAATCAAGTTAATTTTCAAACTGAAATACAACATTTAATAGATAGAGACATCTCCAACTTCATAAACCCTTACAGCTACAGTTCTGTTATTCTTGTTGCTCTCTGTATTGTATTAATTTTCTTGTGGCATTTTGTCTATGTAAGACAAATCATAAAAATAGCATTAGGTTTTATTCTAACAGCAATAGGTATCGGTCTGTGTTTTTACTTGCCAGAAATAGCTAATGAAAGTAAAATATACTTAATACTTATCAACTTCATACTCGTTAGTTTAGGCGAGGCATTAATAGCTCCGACGGTAAATGCTTTAATAACAAAATATACCAATCCTAACTATTTAGCTATAGTGTTTAGTATTATTTACCTTCCTTCCTATTTTATTTCAAAAGCATATGAATACCTGAGCAACAACTCAACTATACCAAAAGACATCGATTTGAAAATTGGTTTTACGAGTGCTGTGATAATTACACTCCTTTTATGTATTTCCATCATAAATATTTTCATTAAAAAAAGAAAAAATGAGCAATTATAA
- a CDS encoding APC family permease: MNAPHKKLNQLASTAICGNDISSSVLYVSALAIAFAGQYAWITLLIVSLVLFLFRKIYGEVVGALPLNGGAYNALLNTTSKGTASLAATLTLLSYMATAVISANEGIHYLHHLIPVLPVIPVTIALLCVFALLAIIGITESAKVAIGIFVFHLVSLVVLSVFIIYFLLLNGVGTFFENWHFPTTGGSISSAIFLGFAASMLGVSGFESSANFVEEQESGVFPKTLRNMWYIVSIVNPLMAVFALALFAIPVLQSEAYQNTLLIQMGEHVGGYWIASLIAIDAFLVLSGAVLTSFVGVTGLLERMTLDRILPPFFLKKNKKGSSYRIVIMFLLLSVSVLLITNGDVRLLAGVYTISFLSVMALFGIGNILLKIKRNSLPRPEKASWIAVIIAIFAVIVALIGNVVMPPKPDLPSNLEVFSYYFVPTILFIAVMLNRTILLKVVLKILDAFFDPIRKFSVVIDRKIKQILNKINQQEFVFFTKGDNIATLNKVMLYIERNEHTKKIKIVTVLEKGKLGPPNLEQEIDFLDREYPEIDIELIILEGTFTPKLIQELSVKWNIPVNFMFIGSPTEKFPYKIEQLGGVRLII; encoded by the coding sequence ATGAATGCTCCTCATAAAAAATTAAATCAATTAGCATCAACTGCTATTTGTGGTAATGATATTAGTTCTTCTGTATTATATGTTTCAGCTTTAGCTATTGCTTTTGCAGGACAATATGCTTGGATAACGTTACTAATTGTTTCTCTCGTATTATTTCTTTTTCGAAAAATATATGGTGAAGTGGTTGGTGCATTACCTTTAAATGGAGGTGCGTATAATGCACTTTTAAATACAACAAGTAAAGGAACGGCTTCCTTAGCTGCTACTTTAACTTTATTATCCTATATGGCAACTGCTGTTATTTCTGCCAATGAAGGAATACATTATTTGCATCATTTGATTCCTGTTTTACCAGTAATTCCAGTAACGATTGCACTTTTATGTGTTTTTGCTTTATTAGCAATAATTGGAATAACCGAATCAGCGAAAGTAGCTATTGGAATTTTTGTTTTTCATTTAGTTTCATTAGTTGTTTTGAGTGTGTTCATTATTTATTTTTTACTTCTTAATGGTGTTGGGACTTTTTTTGAAAATTGGCATTTCCCTACCACTGGAGGAAGTATATCATCGGCTATTTTTTTAGGTTTTGCCGCTTCAATGTTGGGTGTTTCTGGTTTTGAAAGTTCTGCTAATTTTGTTGAAGAACAAGAAAGTGGTGTTTTTCCAAAGACTTTACGCAACATGTGGTACATTGTAAGTATTGTTAATCCTTTAATGGCTGTTTTTGCATTGGCTTTATTTGCTATTCCAGTTCTGCAAAGTGAAGCCTATCAAAACACGTTATTAATTCAAATGGGTGAACATGTTGGTGGGTATTGGATTGCGTCATTAATTGCTATCGATGCCTTTTTAGTGTTAAGCGGTGCTGTTTTAACGAGCTTTGTAGGTGTTACAGGTTTATTAGAACGGATGACTTTGGACAGAATTTTACCTCCATTTTTCTTGAAGAAAAACAAAAAAGGGAGTTCTTATAGAATCGTAATCATGTTTTTGCTACTTTCTGTTTCCGTATTATTGATTACAAATGGAGACGTGCGTTTATTAGCGGGTGTTTATACGATCTCATTTTTATCAGTAATGGCTTTGTTTGGTATTGGAAATATTTTATTAAAAATAAAAAGAAATAGTTTGCCAAGACCTGAAAAAGCATCATGGATTGCTGTTATTATAGCTATTTTTGCAGTTATAGTTGCTTTGATTGGTAATGTTGTTATGCCACCAAAACCAGATTTACCAAGTAATTTAGAAGTTTTCTCTTATTATTTTGTGCCTACAATTCTATTTATTGCGGTAATGCTAAATCGAACGATATTATTAAAAGTAGTTTTAAAAATATTAGATGCTTTTTTTGATCCTATTCGAAAGTTTTCTGTAGTTATTGATAGGAAAATAAAACAAATTTTAAATAAGATAAACCAACAAGAATTTGTGTTCTTTACTAAAGGTGATAATATTGCTACCTTAAACAAGGTAATGCTCTATATTGAGCGTAATGAGCATACTAAAAAAATTAAGATTGTTACTGTTTTGGAAAAAGGAAAATTAGGACCGCCAAACTTAGAACAAGAAATTGATTTCTTAGATAGAGAATATCCAGAAATCGATATCGAACTAATCATTTTAGAAGGAACGTTTACTCCAAAGTTAATTCAAGAGCTTTCAGTAAAATGGAATATACCTGTCAACTTTATGTTTATTGGTTCACCTACAGAAAAATTTCCATATAAAATTGAACAATTGGGAGGCGTACGATTAATTATTTAA